A single window of Arcobacter venerupis DNA harbors:
- a CDS encoding NifB/NifX family molybdenum-iron cluster-binding protein, translated as MIAIPIKIKKETCSVSTLFGKAKYFALINNNIIEIVKNEQTSGKAVAAWLKSKNVNILITSHMREKPFSSLLNDNIQVYLAKDKEVEINKILLQYADGELPILDKESFNLYFKKYSFKRNSNSKIAHKAHY; from the coding sequence ATGATTGCAATACCAATAAAAATAAAAAAAGAAACTTGTTCTGTATCCACACTATTTGGAAAAGCTAAATATTTTGCGTTAATAAACAACAACATCATTGAAATTGTTAAAAATGAACAAACAAGTGGAAAAGCTGTAGCTGCTTGGTTAAAAAGCAAAAATGTAAATATACTTATCACTTCTCACATGAGAGAAAAACCTTTTTCAAGCCTTTTAAATGACAATATTCAAGTATATTTAGCAAAAGACAAAGAAGTAGAAATCAATAAAATTTTATTACAATATGCAGATGGTGAATTACCTATTTTAGATAAAGAAAGTTTCAATTTATATTTTAAAAAGTATTCTTTCAAAAGAAACTCAAATTCTAAAATCGCTCATAAAGCCCACTACTAA
- a CDS encoding peroxiredoxin: protein MACDTGAKPIEEKEIVLDNENNNEIKKEKNMSSSLVLRKVPEFKMDAYDSKTGHYVTVSSEDYKGKWHVVCFYPADFTFVCPTEIAAMNAKYDEFQELGVEILAVSTDTKFSHKRFVETEPLLKGLKLTIGADTTGAVSRAFGVMIEEEGLALRGRFLINPEGTVVAQEVQAPMVGRNVHEFLRQVRAWQHASKTGEVCPAGWVPGKKTLPVNTDVEQMTGRVGDYITIEEIMS, encoded by the coding sequence ATGGCTTGTGATACAGGTGCAAAACCAATTGAAGAAAAAGAAATAGTTTTAGATAATGAAAATAATAATGAAATAAAAAAGGAAAAAAATATGAGTTCAAGTTTAGTTTTAAGAAAAGTTCCAGAGTTCAAAATGGATGCGTATGATTCAAAAACAGGTCATTATGTAACTGTAAGTAGTGAAGATTATAAAGGTAAATGGCATGTAGTTTGTTTCTATCCAGCAGATTTTACATTTGTTTGTCCAACAGAAATCGCAGCTATGAATGCAAAATATGATGAGTTCCAAGAACTTGGTGTTGAGATTTTAGCTGTATCAACAGATACTAAATTTTCTCATAAAAGATTTGTTGAAACTGAACCTTTATTAAAAGGATTAAAATTAACTATTGGTGCAGATACAACAGGTGCTGTAAGTAGAGCATTTGGTGTTATGATTGAAGAAGAAGGATTAGCACTTAGAGGAAGATTTTTAATCAATCCAGAAGGAACTGTTGTAGCTCAAGAAGTTCAAGCACCAATGGTTGGAAGAAATGTACATGAGTTTTTAAGACAAGTAAGAGCTTGGCAACATGCAAGTAAAACTGGTGAAGTTTGCCCAGCTGGTTGGGTTCCTGGTAAAAAAACACTTCCAGTTAATACTGATGTTGAACAAATGACAGGAAGAGTTGGAGATTATATTACTATTGAAGAGATTATGTCTTAA
- a CDS encoding TsoY family (seleno)protein, whose amino-acid sequence MNLKENFSPMCFLASLGAGGLSVSFFMYLMFLVPHPNTPMATYDFIMPALLKGDWLSFIVSFSLVFIIAFAFLHFKLLIWNTKQFNLYEKTAAYKELINSNSQITLMTIPLTYAMTINVCFVLGAVFIPGLWGIVEYLFPFALFGFVIVGFFALKIFFEYFSRLLIKGDFDFSKNNNLSQMISIFALSMIAVGFAAPGAMSHNLIINSIGIFAALFFASLAIFLIFIKLTMGFKNMFEKGLGLEAAPSIWIVIPILTLLGITFIRVSFGLEHNYATPLNKSSLFVFTSTILSLQIIFGILGYMVMKRMGYFEKYIHSNDKSSVSFALICPGVAFFVFGMFFINFGLVHNEIITKYSIAYFIIMIPFIYVQIKTIIYFFKLYKKFSF is encoded by the coding sequence ATGAATTTAAAAGAAAATTTTTCTCCAATGTGTTTTTTAGCCTCATTAGGAGCAGGAGGTTTAAGTGTTTCATTTTTTATGTATCTAATGTTTTTAGTTCCACATCCAAATACACCAATGGCAACTTATGATTTTATTATGCCAGCTTTATTAAAAGGAGATTGGCTATCATTTATTGTTTCTTTTTCTTTAGTTTTTATTATTGCTTTTGCATTTTTACACTTTAAACTATTAATTTGGAATACTAAACAATTTAATTTATATGAAAAAACTGCTGCTTATAAAGAGTTAATAAATTCAAACTCTCAAATTACACTAATGACTATTCCATTAACTTATGCTATGACTATAAATGTATGTTTTGTTTTAGGTGCTGTATTTATTCCTGGCCTTTGGGGAATTGTTGAATATTTATTTCCATTCGCTTTATTTGGTTTTGTGATTGTTGGTTTTTTTGCATTAAAAATATTCTTTGAATATTTTTCTAGACTTTTAATAAAAGGTGATTTTGATTTTTCAAAAAACAATAATCTATCTCAAATGATTTCTATTTTTGCACTTTCTATGATAGCTGTTGGATTTGCAGCACCAGGAGCGATGAGTCATAATTTAATTATAAACTCTATTGGAATTTTCGCAGCTTTATTTTTTGCATCACTTGCAATATTTTTAATATTCATAAAACTTACAATGGGTTTTAAAAACATGTTTGAAAAAGGTTTAGGATTGGAAGCAGCTCCTTCTATTTGGATTGTTATTCCAATATTAACACTGCTTGGAATTACATTTATTAGAGTATCTTTTGGCCTAGAACACAATTATGCAACGCCTTTAAATAAATCTTCACTTTTTGTATTTACATCAACTATTTTATCATTACAAATTATATTTGGAATTTTAGGATATATGGTTATGAAAAGGATGGGTTATTTTGAAAAATATATTCACTCAAATGATAAATCATCAGTTTCATTTGCTCTTATTTGTCCAGGTGTTGCATTTTTCGTTTTTGGTATGTTTTTTATAAATTTTGGATTAGTACATAATGAAATTATTACAAAATATTCTATTGCATATTTTATTATTATGATTCCATTTATCTATGTTCAAATAAAAACAATAATCTATTTCTTTAAACTTTATAAAAAGTTTTCTTTCTAA
- a CDS encoding DUF134 domain-containing protein: protein MGRDKNKRNLIYKPAFKDFIPENKPFAGVTVLLDEEMEAIYLMDILNLYQEEAAISMEVSRPTFTRILKNARQKLTRALVYGNKITIQDDNSGYIVAICSASLDNFESILATDKYLLIYKVQNNELTLLHSFENQVASKNLKPAIVLPQILMQHKVNIFLSTRVGEGLKNSLFAKGIQAIEKQISKKEDLTNLLDS, encoded by the coding sequence ATGGGTAGAGATAAAAATAAAAGAAACTTAATATATAAACCAGCATTTAAAGATTTTATACCAGAAAATAAACCATTTGCTGGTGTTACTGTGTTGTTAGATGAAGAGATGGAAGCTATTTATTTGATGGATATTTTAAATTTATATCAAGAAGAAGCAGCTATTAGTATGGAAGTTTCAAGACCAACTTTTACAAGAATTCTAAAAAATGCAAGACAAAAATTAACAAGAGCATTGGTTTATGGAAATAAAATTACAATTCAAGATGATAATTCTGGTTATATAGTGGCTATTTGTAGTGCGTCCTTAGATAATTTTGAATCGATTTTAGCAACTGATAAATATTTATTGATTTATAAAGTTCAAAATAATGAACTTACATTATTACATAGTTTTGAAAATCAAGTTGCTTCAAAAAATTTAAAACCAGCTATTGTTTTACCTCAAATATTGATGCAACATAAAGTTAATATTTTTTTATCTACAAGAGTAGGGGAAGGTTTGAAAAATTCGCTTTTTGCAAAAGGTATACAAGCTATTGAAAAACAAATAAGTAAAAAAGAGGATTTGACAAATTTATTGGATTCATAA
- a CDS encoding DUF4492 domain-containing protein — MLNIKNIYSFYLNGFKNMTIGKTLWKIILIKLLVILVFLNYFIHDKSIKSEYKTYEEKVDFVYKNLTKEN, encoded by the coding sequence ATGTTGAATATTAAAAATATTTACTCTTTTTATTTAAATGGTTTTAAAAATATGACAATTGGAAAAACATTATGGAAAATCATATTAATAAAATTATTAGTTATATTAGTTTTTCTTAACTATTTTATCCATGATAAATCTATCAAATCTGAATATAAGACATATGAAGAGAAAGTTGATTTTGTATATAAAAATCTAACAAAAGAAAATTAA
- a CDS encoding cytochrome ubiquinol oxidase subunit I: MEEHLVDWSRAQFALTAMYHWIFVPLTLGLGFIVAIMETIYVKTNDEFWKKTTKFWMGLFAINFAIGVATGLIMEFEFGTNWANYSWFVGDIFGAPLAIEGIFAFFLESTFFAVMFFGWNKVSKGFHLLSTWLVAVGSNLSALWILVANGWMQYPTGMTFNPNTVRNEMNNFWDVLFSPVAISKFLHTIGSGYVLASLFVIGISAWYLLKDRDILFAKKSMIIGASFGLVTSFFLILSGDESAHQVALKQPMKLAAIEGLYEGKEDAGIVAFGILNPKKTISNNEEAFLFEFTIPYALSLLSYHNINAYVPGIKDLVYGNEEQGIISTEEKMQKGKIAINSLENYKEAKDSNNQLLQNESKVLLEENMKYFGYGHIKNKEDVIPPIAISFYSFHIMVALGMWFTLLFIIVLFFLTKRDIMKYPIILKSALWSIPLGYIASEAGWIVAEVGRQPWAIQDLMPVGIAATKIASTNVMISFFVFAILFTVLLIAEIKIMTKQIGLGPESKEH; the protein is encoded by the coding sequence ATGGAAGAGCATTTAGTAGATTGGTCCCGTGCCCAATTTGCACTAACAGCCATGTATCATTGGATTTTTGTTCCATTAACACTTGGGCTTGGGTTTATTGTTGCTATTATGGAAACTATTTATGTAAAAACAAATGATGAATTTTGGAAAAAAACTACAAAATTTTGGATGGGCTTATTTGCTATAAATTTTGCCATTGGAGTAGCAACTGGTCTTATTATGGAGTTTGAATTTGGTACAAACTGGGCAAATTATTCTTGGTTTGTTGGGGATATTTTTGGAGCTCCACTTGCAATTGAGGGTATTTTTGCATTCTTTTTAGAAAGTACTTTTTTTGCTGTTATGTTTTTTGGCTGGAATAAAGTAAGTAAAGGTTTTCATTTATTATCAACTTGGTTGGTTGCAGTTGGTTCAAATCTATCAGCTTTATGGATACTTGTGGCAAATGGTTGGATGCAATACCCAACAGGAATGACTTTTAATCCAAATACTGTAAGAAATGAGATGAATAATTTTTGGGATGTTTTATTCTCACCAGTTGCTATTAGTAAGTTTTTACATACTATTGGAAGTGGTTATGTTTTAGCTTCATTATTTGTAATTGGTATTAGTGCTTGGTATTTATTGAAAGACAGAGATATACTATTTGCCAAAAAATCAATGATTATTGGAGCTAGTTTTGGACTTGTAACTTCATTTTTTCTAATCCTAAGTGGAGATGAATCAGCACATCAAGTTGCACTTAAACAACCTATGAAACTAGCTGCGATTGAGGGTTTATATGAGGGAAAAGAAGATGCAGGAATTGTTGCCTTTGGAATATTAAATCCTAAAAAAACAATTTCAAATAATGAAGAAGCTTTTCTTTTTGAGTTCACAATCCCTTATGCTTTATCTTTATTAAGTTATCACAATATTAATGCTTATGTGCCGGGAATAAAAGATTTAGTTTATGGGAATGAAGAACAAGGAATAATTAGTACAGAAGAAAAAATGCAAAAAGGAAAAATTGCTATAAATTCTTTAGAAAATTACAAAGAAGCAAAAGATTCCAATAATCAACTATTACAAAATGAATCAAAGGTATTACTTGAAGAAAATATGAAATATTTTGGTTACGGACACATTAAAAACAAAGAAGATGTAATTCCACCAATTGCAATTAGTTTTTATTCATTTCATATTATGGTTGCTCTTGGAATGTGGTTTACTTTACTTTTTATAATTGTCTTATTCTTTTTAACAAAAAGAGATATTATGAAATATCCAATTATTCTAAAATCTGCCTTATGGAGTATTCCTCTTGGATATATTGCAAGTGAAGCTGGTTGGATTGTAGCAGAAGTTGGAAGACAGCCTTGGGCTATTCAAGATTTAATGCCAGTAGGCATTGCAGCAACAAAAATAGCTTCTACCAATGTAATGATTAGCTTTTTTGTATTTGCAATACTTTTTACCGTATTACTAATTGCTGAAATAAAAATTATGACAAAACAAATAGGTCTTGGGCCTGAAAGTAAGGAGCACTAA
- the cydB gene encoding cytochrome d ubiquinol oxidase subunit II, with protein sequence MGFGSLELLSLQQYWWIIISLLGGLFVFIMFVQGGQTLIDKLSENETEKTMLINSIGRKWELGFTTLVLFGGGLFAAFPLFYATSFGGAYWVWLAILFCFIIQAVSYEFRTKPNNFLGQKTFEMFLKINGNIGTFLLGVAISTFFSGSEFIVDSNNFVDWQNPLRGLEALLNPYNYLLGFALVFLAKISGALYFINNIDYEKIRIKAVNSIKINMIFFLIFFLGFMGWILIKDGYAVEKSGLIIIERFKYLQNFIDMPIVLGMFLIGVLMVIVAVFVTITFKKTCCIKTGGVGIVLTVMAVLLNVGLNNTSYYPSTSDLQSSLTIMNSSGSLYTLMTMSYVSLMVPFVLAYISYAWYSMDKVKITKEEIESKDSHNY encoded by the coding sequence ATGGGATTTGGATCACTTGAACTTTTAAGCCTTCAACAATATTGGTGGATTATAATATCTTTACTTGGTGGTCTTTTTGTATTTATTATGTTTGTTCAAGGTGGACAAACTTTAATAGATAAATTAAGTGAAAATGAAACAGAAAAAACAATGTTAATAAATAGTATTGGAAGAAAATGGGAACTTGGGTTTACAACTTTAGTTCTATTTGGTGGTGGATTATTTGCTGCTTTTCCTTTATTCTATGCAACAAGTTTTGGGGGAGCTTATTGGGTTTGGTTAGCAATTCTTTTTTGTTTTATTATCCAAGCTGTAAGTTATGAATTTAGAACAAAACCAAATAATTTTTTAGGTCAAAAAACATTTGAAATGTTTTTAAAAATAAATGGAAATATTGGAACATTTTTATTAGGAGTTGCTATTAGTACCTTTTTTAGTGGAAGTGAATTTATAGTTGATTCTAACAACTTTGTAGATTGGCAAAATCCTCTGAGAGGATTAGAAGCACTTCTTAATCCATATAATTATCTTTTAGGTTTTGCTCTTGTATTTTTGGCAAAAATTAGTGGTGCTTTATATTTTATAAATAATATTGATTATGAAAAAATAAGAATTAAAGCAGTTAATTCAATCAAAATAAATATGATTTTCTTTTTAATATTTTTCTTAGGATTTATGGGCTGGATTCTTATTAAAGATGGATATGCTGTTGAAAAAAGTGGTTTAATCATTATTGAAAGATTTAAATATCTTCAAAATTTTATTGATATGCCTATTGTTTTAGGAATGTTTTTAATTGGAGTTTTAATGGTTATAGTTGCTGTATTTGTAACTATTACATTTAAAAAAACTTGTTGTATAAAAACAGGAGGAGTTGGAATTGTACTTACTGTAATGGCTGTTTTATTAAATGTGGGATTAAATAATACCTCTTATTATCCATCAACAAGTGATTTACAAAGTAGCTTAACTATTATGAATAGTTCAGGAAGCCTCTATACGTTAATGACAATGAGTTATGTTTCACTTATGGTTCCATTTGTATTAGCTTATATAAGTTATGCTTGGTATAGCATGGATAAAGTAAAAATTACAAAAGAAGAGATTGAATCAAAAGATTCTCACAATTATTAA
- a CDS encoding NifB/NifX family molybdenum-iron cluster-binding protein: protein MIAIPVKTNKLNSAISTLFGKAKYFALIENNSIEILKNEQIGGRAVANWLKSKNVDTLITSHMGEKPFSSLIKSNIKVYFAGNERIETKEVLLKYADGELPILDNENFHTFLKEDEHHSKSCSKGNRKIHKMENKLQKPMNKNVIKNIHI from the coding sequence ATGATTGCAATACCCGTAAAAACAAATAAATTAAATAGTGCTATTTCTACACTTTTTGGAAAAGCTAAATATTTTGCTTTAATAGAAAATAATTCAATAGAAATATTAAAAAATGAACAAATAGGTGGACGTGCAGTTGCAAATTGGCTAAAAAGTAAAAATGTAGATACACTTATTACTTCACATATGGGAGAAAAACCTTTTTCATCTTTAATAAAAAGTAATATCAAAGTATATTTTGCAGGTAACGAAAGAATAGAAACAAAAGAGGTATTACTAAAATACGCAGATGGAGAATTACCTATTTTAGATAATGAAAATTTTCATACCTTTCTAAAAGAAGATGAACACCATTCAAAAAGCTGTTCAAAAGGAAATAGAAAAATACATAAAATGGAAAATAAACTTCAAAAACCTATGAATAAAAATGTTATAAAAAATATTCATATCTAG
- a CDS encoding NfeD family protein, translating to MPTQIILSVIDPYILLAIGVALIAFEAVIASFVLIWFGLGFVLIALISYMYIFSDGIWQIAVASIFSLILLLLFRKKALESFLKSKRDISDNFLDEKGIGEIKNSKVFYKATYWDIDSTIDEKEFVEGEKVIVLKTHKNHATIEKK from the coding sequence ATGCCAACTCAAATAATTCTTAGTGTAATTGACCCTTATATCCTTTTAGCAATTGGAGTTGCATTAATAGCTTTTGAAGCTGTTATTGCATCTTTTGTTCTTATTTGGTTTGGATTAGGGTTTGTTTTAATTGCTTTGATTAGTTATATGTATATTTTTTCAGATGGTATTTGGCAAATTGCAGTGGCATCTATTTTTTCATTGATTTTATTATTACTTTTCAGAAAAAAAGCGTTGGAATCTTTTTTGAAATCAAAAAGAGATATTTCAGATAATTTTTTAGATGAAAAGGGAATAGGGGAAATTAAAAATTCAAAAGTTTTTTATAAAGCTACTTATTGGGATATTGACTCAACTATTGATGAAAAAGAGTTTGTTGAGGGTGAAAAAGTGATAGTTTTAAAAACACATAAAAATCATGCCACAATAGAAAAAAAATAG
- a CDS encoding SPFH domain-containing protein, giving the protein METSIIFAVAIIFFVLVIIVKGVKIVPQSDVYVIERLGKFNKELHGGFHLIIPIIDVVRAILTSREQLVDITKQSVITRDNVNISIDGIVFCKVDDAMEATYNVVDFKNAIANLAMTTLRAEIGGMDLDDTLSNRETLNAKLQNELGSAAANWGIKVTRVEISDISVPAEIERAMNMQMEAEREKRAIETKARADKEAVIRKAEGFKQEEILKAEAIERMADAKRYEQEQMAAGQQEAMRLINISMMENEKAAEFLLAKDRIAAFRALAESGSTDKMILPYDVAQMVGATSVLGDAFFKGVSNANSNNS; this is encoded by the coding sequence ATGGAAACAAGTATTATATTTGCTGTCGCAATAATATTTTTTGTTTTAGTAATTATTGTAAAAGGTGTAAAGATTGTTCCTCAATCTGATGTGTATGTTATTGAGCGATTAGGAAAGTTTAATAAAGAACTTCATGGTGGTTTTCACCTTATTATTCCTATTATTGATGTGGTTCGAGCAATTTTAACTTCAAGAGAGCAGTTGGTTGATATTACAAAACAATCTGTAATTACTAGAGATAATGTAAATATTTCTATTGATGGAATCGTTTTTTGTAAAGTTGATGATGCTATGGAAGCTACTTATAATGTGGTTGATTTTAAAAATGCAATTGCAAATCTTGCAATGACAACTTTAAGAGCTGAAATTGGTGGTATGGATTTAGATGATACTTTATCAAATAGAGAGACTTTAAATGCAAAACTTCAAAATGAGTTAGGAAGTGCAGCTGCTAACTGGGGAATCAAAGTAACAAGAGTTGAAATCTCTGATATCTCAGTTCCTGCTGAAATTGAGAGAGCTATGAATATGCAAATGGAAGCAGAAAGAGAAAAAAGAGCAATTGAAACAAAAGCACGAGCTGATAAAGAAGCAGTTATTAGAAAAGCTGAAGGGTTTAAACAAGAAGAGATTTTAAAAGCAGAAGCAATCGAAAGAATGGCAGATGCAAAAAGATATGAACAAGAACAAATGGCAGCTGGTCAACAAGAAGCTATGAGACTTATAAATATTTCAATGATGGAAAACGAAAAAGCAGCAGAATTCTTACTTGCAAAAGATAGAATTGCTGCATTTAGAGCTTTAGCTGAAAGTGGTTCAACAGATAAGATGATTTTACCTTATGATGTAGCTCAAATGGTTGGAGCAACTTCTGTTTTAGGTGATGCATTTTTTAAAGGTGTAAGCAATGCCAACTCAAATAATTCTTAG
- the rlmF gene encoding 23S rRNA (adenine(1618)-N(6))-methyltransferase RlmF has protein sequence MINDTKTLHPRNLHNNRYDFPTLIKTKPQLQEFVKANKYGDLSIDFANPQAVIALNQALLAHFYAIENYTIPNGYLCPPIPGRADYIHHIADLLASCNNGIIPKGKAIKGLDVGIGANGIYAIIGASVYDWYFVGSDIEVEAIKSVENIVNSNDFLKEKIECKLQSKPENIFANIINKEDIYDFTLCNPPFHKSLKDATEGNKRKVQNLTKQKTAKSALNFGGKNNELWCKGGEVTFIKNMIKESLEFKNNSLWFTTLVSKKENLPFIYKTLEDIKAVEIKTIDMSQGQKITRIVAWTFFNKQEQNSWFKN, from the coding sequence ATGATAAATGATACAAAAACATTACATCCACGAAATCTTCACAATAATAGATATGACTTTCCAACTCTTATAAAAACAAAACCGCAATTACAAGAGTTTGTAAAAGCAAATAAATATGGGGATTTATCAATAGATTTTGCAAATCCTCAAGCTGTTATTGCTTTAAATCAGGCTTTATTAGCTCACTTTTATGCAATAGAAAATTACACTATTCCAAATGGATATTTATGTCCACCAATTCCAGGCCGTGCTGATTATATTCATCATATAGCTGATTTACTTGCAAGTTGTAATAATGGAATTATTCCAAAAGGAAAAGCCATAAAAGGTTTGGATGTTGGAATTGGAGCAAATGGTATTTATGCAATTATTGGCGCTAGTGTTTATGATTGGTATTTTGTGGGAAGTGATATTGAAGTCGAGGCTATAAAATCTGTAGAAAATATCGTAAATTCAAATGACTTTTTAAAAGAAAAAATAGAGTGTAAACTACAATCAAAACCTGAAAATATTTTTGCTAATATCATAAACAAAGAAGATATTTACGATTTTACCTTATGCAATCCACCTTTTCATAAATCTTTAAAAGATGCAACAGAAGGAAATAAAAGAAAAGTTCAAAATCTAACAAAACAAAAAACTGCAAAAAGTGCTCTAAATTTTGGTGGAAAAAACAATGAACTTTGGTGTAAAGGTGGAGAAGTAACTTTCATAAAAAACATGATAAAAGAGAGTTTAGAGTTCAAAAATAATTCTCTTTGGTTTACAACTTTAGTTTCAAAAAAAGAGAATTTACCTTTTATTTATAAAACCTTAGAAGATATAAAAGCAGTTGAAATAAAAACAATAGATATGTCACAAGGACAAAAAATCACAAGAATTGTGGCTTGGACTTTTTTTAATAAACAAGAACAAAATAGTTGGTTTAAAAACTAA
- a CDS encoding sensor histidine kinase has translation MNSKKRDFLISISIVFVFSLIIILYLNYFFISRFGLNPDNFVFIIIPLIILGLGIFLSFSISILKPLFKSDEKLELSIKETIHELNIPVSTIKMNTQLLEKTITDEKSLKRLDRIKQASNNLLKLYENMEYNIKKEIDKIEKQEVYLDELVKNCVEKFDDIKKDVKILVNIPNIRLFTDLNGFEKTIDNLISNAIKYNIKENPIVEISFKENVFSIYNSGEQIDTKNLFIVFDKYFQEDSKKDGFGLGLAMVKEFCDKNKIAINIDTTETGNQFNLNLKNIIK, from the coding sequence TTGAATTCTAAAAAAAGAGATTTTTTAATCTCAATCTCAATAGTTTTTGTATTTTCATTGATAATTATTTTATATTTAAACTATTTTTTTATTTCAAGATTTGGATTGAATCCTGACAATTTTGTATTTATTATTATTCCTTTGATAATTTTAGGTTTAGGAATATTTTTGAGTTTTTCAATCTCTATTTTAAAACCTTTGTTTAAAAGTGATGAGAAGTTAGAACTTAGTATTAAAGAGACAATCCACGAGCTTAATATTCCAGTTTCTACGATTAAAATGAATACTCAACTTTTGGAAAAAACAATCACCGATGAAAAGAGTTTAAAAAGATTAGATAGAATCAAACAAGCTTCTAATAATCTTTTAAAACTATATGAAAACATGGAATACAACATCAAAAAAGAGATAGACAAAATAGAAAAACAAGAGGTTTATCTAGATGAGTTAGTAAAAAATTGTGTTGAAAAATTTGATGATATAAAAAAAGATGTAAAAATTTTAGTAAATATCCCAAATATTAGGCTTTTTACAGATTTAAATGGTTTTGAAAAAACTATTGATAACCTAATTTCAAATGCAATAAAATACAATATAAAAGAAAATCCAATAGTAGAAATATCTTTTAAAGAAAATGTTTTTTCTATTTATAATAGTGGTGAGCAAATAGATACAAAAAATCTTTTTATAGTTTTTGACAAATATTTTCAAGAAGACTCAAAAAAAGATGGCTTTGGTTTAGGTCTAGCCATGGTAAAAGAGTTTTGTGATAAAAACAAAATAGCAATAAATATTGATACCACAGAAACTGGAAATCAATTTAACTTAAATCTAAAGAATATAATTAAATGA
- a CDS encoding response regulator transcription factor — translation MYKILVLEDDELFASTVEDFLSDEGFEVDIASDGEECLELNFKKNYDLYLLDINVPKINGLDLLVQLRNSGDNTPSIFLTSYKDKDTLQQAFLNGCDDYLKKPADLDELLLRIKALLKRNKKQFDVIRLSDSLIFNPTSKRVYENEVDLNLPVKVLELLELFIENRGEIVTKEMIIAKLWATSQEYSEGSIRVYINQIKKLFDKDTILNIKGVGYKIEF, via the coding sequence TTGTACAAAATTTTAGTTTTAGAAGATGATGAACTTTTTGCCTCTACTGTTGAGGATTTTTTGAGTGATGAGGGTTTTGAAGTTGATATTGCAAGTGATGGTGAAGAGTGTTTAGAATTAAATTTTAAAAAAAATTATGACTTGTATCTTTTAGATATTAATGTGCCAAAAATAAATGGTTTGGATTTACTCGTTCAGTTGCGAAATTCAGGAGATAATACTCCTTCTATTTTTTTAACTTCTTATAAAGATAAAGATACTTTACAGCAAGCTTTTTTAAATGGTTGTGATGATTATTTGAAAAAACCAGCTGATTTAGATGAGTTACTTTTACGAATTAAGGCACTTCTTAAAAGAAATAAAAAACAATTTGATGTAATAAGACTTTCTGATTCTCTTATTTTTAATCCAACAAGTAAAAGGGTTTATGAAAATGAGGTTGATTTGAATCTTCCCGTAAAAGTTCTTGAATTACTTGAACTTTTTATTGAAAATAGAGGTGAAATTGTAACAAAAGAGATGATTATTGCGAAACTTTGGGCAACAAGCCAAGAGTATAGTGAAGGCTCGATTAGAGTTTATATAAATCAAATAAAAAAACTTTTTGATAAAGATACTATTTTAAATATTAAAGGTGTAGGATATAAAATTGAATTCTAA